In Kaistella sp. 97-N-M2, the sequence TGTGGGAACTGGAAGGGCCGATACCGACTTTTATAATTTCGAAAATACTGATTGATTCCATGATAGCTAAATAGAAAAATGGATTTTTATTCCAAGAATTGCTCACTACAAAGGTAATCCTATTTTTATTAAACTTTGAATTTGAAACCGGCGTTTATGTTTCAAAAGGAAATTTATAAAAGGTTTAGGCGCCGATCTAAGAGAATGATTTTCAGAATTGATTCAAAAAAAAATACTTTTCGAATATTTCATTTAAAATTTTGGAAACCTGTTTGTGTTTTGTCGCGGGAAAGAGATGCGTGCCGCCTTCTATGACGTAATCGGGTTTGGAATGTTTGACGGGAAAAACAATGTCGCGGCTGCCTAAAATCTGAATCACTTTCGGATTTTCCTCGGATTTCCAGCTGGAGACTTTTTCGATGCCCCACTTCAGGTAATAGGAATCGCGCACCATCAGATAATCCATAATTTTTGGGTTTTTAGGATCGACCAGTTTCCGCGCGATGGAATACATGAGGATGGAATTGATATTGAACAATCTTTGCGGAAGATATTTAGGTATTCGTGATAATTCGCCCAGTTTGATAAAGCGCGATTTTTCTTTGTGAGATTTGATGCAGCCTAAAATAATAACTTTTTGCGCGGGTTTTATTTTATCGATTTCCTGTACGATGATGCCGCCGAAGGAATATCCCAGAAGCGAAAAAGGTTCGGAAGTATCGATCTTTTCGGCCATGCGCTCCACATAGGCCGAAAAGTCTTCGTTTCGCGTCGGAATAAGCCAGTCGATAAAAACGACGTCGAGGTGCGCGGGAAATTTAATCCGTTCGAGAACTTTAAAATCTGCGCCCAGTCCGCTAATGACGTACAATTTCATCTTCTTGACTTCTTCTCTACTCATTTCCATTTTTAACATTTATTAGATACGGTTTTGTAAAAATAAAAAAAAGAGCAGGGAAACTGCTCTTTACTTATCAATATTTCGGGACGAATTATTTTGCGGTCACTTTCACCAACATATCGATGTCGTTTTTTACCAAAACGTCCTGCATGGAAGACTGGTAAGCTACATCGAATTTCTGTCTGTCGAAGGTAAATTTATCCGAAACTAAACTGACGACTCCTTTGCTGTAAGCGATTTTTGCGGGAAAAGAAACGGCGTTTGTTTTTCCTTTGATCGTCAAATTACCATTAACGATGTAATTATATACTTTGTCGCTGTTTTTCTTTAAAGATGTAATGGTGTAAGTTGCTGTCGGAAATTTATCAGCCTCGAAGAAATCTCCGTTTTTCAGGTGATTGTTTAGTTTGGTTTGATATTCTCCGGACAAATCGGTGGCGTTGATGGACGTCATATCCAGAACAAAAGTCCCTCCTACAACCTGATTACCTTTCATCACAATATTTCCGGATTTTAGGTTAATCTTTCCGTTGTGCGAAGAAGCTTCGGTTTTTGCGATTTTGTAGCCCCACCAGCGTCCGAAGCCACTACTTTTTTGGATTGTCCGAAAGCCAGGCCTCCGATTAAAACTGCGAATAATGCAACTTTTTTCATATAATTTTTTGTTTAAATTTCTGCGCAAAAATAGGGTTATAAAACGGGTTAACGCATTGATATAGGATAATAAATTGCAGGTGCAGGTGGATTTTTAAATCTTAATCTGGAAAAATTTTAGATAACCCTGAGCGAAAACCAAAAAAAAACTTCGGTTCCCCGAAGTTATTACGTAAATTATAAATGTTGCCCTACTCTTCCGAAAACGCGGCGTAAACAGCGGCACCGTTAATAATTGTGTTCGCGTCTTTAACCAGATAAATTGGAATATCTTTCAATAGAACTTCCATTTTATCACTGATGATGAAGTTTTTGTAGAACTTGTCGTTGTTCAAAAAGCGCTGCAGCATTAACGGAATTTCACCCGTAAGATACAGACCGCCGGTTGCTTTTAGTTTTAACACCAAACTGTTCGCTTCGCGGGCAAGAAAAATAATAAAGGTGTCGATGGTCATATTACAAATCCGGTCTTTTTCCTCGATGGCACCGTTGATGATTGCTTCCGTAAAATTTCCGGAGTCGATTTCCTGCGTTAACCATTCAGGCTGTTTTTGATGCTTTACATCACGTAAAAAACGGTAAATATTAAATAATCCTTCATTTGAAAGAACGGATTCCCAACTTACGATGCCGTAGATTTTTTGGAGAAAATGGTAGAATTCAACCTCATCACTTGTTCTCGGGGAGAACTCGCAATGTCCGCCTTCCGTGGCGAAAGGCCGTAAGGTAGAACCGTCCCAAAACAGACCGGCTTCCCCCAAACCCGCGCCGGGAGCTAACAAAGCAATATTTCCGGGCGTGAAGTGATCGGACTCGTGAAGGGGTAAAAAATTGCCTTCGTTGTTTTCCAGGCCGTAGGCTGAGGCTTCAAGGTCATTAATCAAATAAACTTTACTGATGTGCGTTTCGCGACGAATTTCTTCCGTATCAACCTTCCAGGGTAAACGCGCAGGCTCGCTGACGCCGCCGATCACAGGACCCGGAACCGCCACGGCAATCTTCGAAATATTGGTGAGGGAGTTGTCGGCAATAAACTGATTGATAATAGCCGGAAAAGATGCAAAATCGCGTGTATTATACGTATTTTCGCGCTTACAAATTACTTTTTTATTTTCCGTAACGTACAGCGCGAGATACGTTTTTTCGCGACGGATGTCGGCGGAAACTAACGAAATATTATTGTTGCTTTGTGCCGTGATCGCAGGTAAAAAAAGTTTAAATTTATTGGTAGACTCCATGTTTTATTATGTTATCAACCAAAGATAATCATTGTTTTTAAAAAATGTAAAAAAAATAAAAAACCTTCTTAAAAAATTAAGAAGGTTTAAATCAGTTGAACTGAAAATTATTTTCCAAGCGGAATGTTGTAGCCAATACCTGCACCAATCGCGCCGGCACTATATTTTTGATTAGCAATTTCGCCTTTATCACCTGTGAAGGTTTTTTGATATTGAAGGGAGAAGTTCCAGTCTTTGTTATGGTAACCAATTTCAGGTTTGATGTAGAAGCCACCGTCTGGTCTGTCTACTGAAGCGTTTGACGCCACTTTATCGTCACCCACGATGAAACCGTAACCTAGATCGGTACCTAAATAGAATCCCATTTGTTTCGGATAAACTCTAATTAAAGCGGCTACAGGAACAACACCAAAATCGTTGTTATTAATGGTTACACCATTGACGTCATTATCTCTTCCGAAGAAGTGGCTGTACCCAGTCGCGATACCCAAACCAAATCCCGGAGTGATCAGGTTCTGGTAAGAAACGTCCAAACCTAAATTTCCACCTGCATTTTCTGCCGGCACGGCAAAACCACCGTTAATTCCAACCTTAATCATGTTTCTCATGTCTGCACTTTGTGCACTTGCCAATCCTGCTGTCATTAATCCTAATGCTAGGATTGTTTTCGTCATTGATTTCATAATTTCTAAATTTTTAATTTTACAAGGGGATTACTTGTCAAAATCGTGCCAAATAAAGCCTAAACTGTCTTTCCACCGGCGACAATAACGATAACTAATTGATTTACAATTGCTAAAAATTAAACACGCATTTATATTTTCGGACAGCCAGATGTTGAAAATGTGGCCGAAATTTTACATTTGACCAAAAAAAAGTCCCATTTTGCAACGGGACTTTTTCGTGTTTGCGGAAATTTAAATGGTTTCCAAAGCGGTTTTCATATCCTGGTAGCCGCCGCCATTGTAAACATCAACCATACCTTCCGATTTGAAGTAATAGACAGCTTTTCCACTGCGGTTTCCGCTGCGGCAGAAGAAAATTTTGTTGCCGCTTAAGTTCACAACTTCCTGTTTTCTTTCTTCAAGCTCACCCAGAGGGATGTTCTGCGCTTCTTCGATATTTCCATCCATTTCGAGTTCCATTGGTTCGCGAACGTCGATCAAATGGTAATTTCCTGCTTTTAATACTTCTTCTATTGTCATAAAATTATTTTTTTAGTTAATTTAAATTGAAAAGTTTTATTCTAAACTTTCACAAACAAGTTTTGGTCTTCGGGATCAAATTTATGAAATAATGTTAATTTTGCAAAATCAATAATGAATCCAACCTCCGAAAAACACGCGCGACTTATTAAATCCAAAGCCAAAAAGTTTGGATTTCAAAGCTGTGGCATTTCGAAAGCCGGCTTTCTGGAAGAAGAAGCGCATTCCCTGGAAAAATGGTTGCGAAGCGATTACCACGGAAAAATGGCCTACATGGAAAATCATTTTGATAAAAGACTGGATCCCACTTTACTTGTAGAAGGTTCCAAATCGGTCATCTCTTTGTCCTACAATTATTTCCCCGCGGAAAACCTTTCTTCGCTTGAAAACTTTAAAATATCCAAATACGCGTACGGCGAAGATTATCATATCGTTATCAAAGATATTTTAGCAGAAATGGTTGCGGAACTAAAAGAAGAAATCGGGGATTTTGAATGCCGTATTTTTACAGATTCTGCGCCCATTTTAGAACGGAGTTGGGCCAGAAAATCGGGCATCGGCTGGGTGGGAAAAAATGCGAACCTCATCACGAAACAGAACGGTTCGTTCTACTTTCTGGCCGAAATCATCTGCGATCTCGAACTTCAGGCAGATCTTGCGACGACAGATCATTGCGGTACGTGCACCAAGTGTATCGATGCATGCCCCACGGATGCCATTGTGTCCGAAAAAGTGATCGATGGCAGCAAATGTATTTCGTATGCGACGATCGAGCTGAAAGAGGAAATCCCGGAAAGTTTTAAAAATAAAATGCAGGACTGGATGTTCGGTTGCGACATCTGTCAGGACATTTGTCCCTGGAACCGCTTCTCCGCACCTCATCAGCAGGAAAAATTTAAGCCCAATCAGTTTCTGCAAAATTATCAAAAAGAAGACTGGAAAGAAGTAACGCAGGAAGTATTTTCGGAGATCTTTCGAAAGTCGCCGGTGAAGCGGACGAAATTTGCCGGTTTGCAGAGAAATATTGGTTTTCTGGCGGAATAAATTTAAAAAGAATCATTTCGGAAGAAGAAGAAGAAAAAGACAACCCGAATTTAATTAAAGCTGGATGGGGGTTTCGGAATTATAATTCGTTTTTTCCTTTGAAGAAAAATAGATTTCAGCGGGAAATCTTTTCTAAGATCAACGTCGTTTTTGATTTCGCTTCGGCGCCACTTTTACACGAATTTTGAATCTCTTTTGTGATTTCGATTTTTTCGGCATAAGATCTTTGTGTTTTTCCCTACTAAATTTAAGTAATCTTCCATAACCGACAAGCCCCTGGCAGAAAAATTCCTAATAATTTTATTACTTTTGAAAAATGAAGAAATTTGGTATTCTCGTTCTCAAAACTCTTGGGACCATTCTTGGCATCGTGGCTTTATATTTACTGCTTGCCTTTTTTATTCCCTATATTGAGGTGCCGGCGAAACCGGTTCAGGAGCCGAAGACCATCACCGCTTATATTCTGACGAACGGCGTCCATACCGATCTCGTGGTCCCCATTAAGTCTGCGGAAATGGACTGGAGCCAACAAATTCCGTTTCAAAATACGCGTTCCCAAAGAACAGATTTTAAATATTTATCGATCGGCTGGGGCGACAAAGGCTTCTATCTGGATACGCCAACGTGGGCAGATCTGAAAGTATCAACAGCCTTTAAAGCCGCTTTTTGGCTCAGCGAATCTGCAATGCACTGCACCTTTTACGACACAATGACCGAAGGTGAAGACTGCAAAAAAATCACGCTCACGCACGACCAATACCTGG encodes:
- a CDS encoding alpha/beta fold hydrolase: MKLYVISGLGADFKVLERIKFPAHLDVVFIDWLIPTRNEDFSAYVERMAEKIDTSEPFSLLGYSFGGIIVQEIDKIKPAQKVIILGCIKSHKEKSRFIKLGELSRIPKYLPQRLFNINSILMYSIARKLVDPKNPKIMDYLMVRDSYYLKWGIEKVSSWKSEENPKVIQILGSRDIVFPVKHSKPDYVIEGGTHLFPATKHKQVSKILNEIFEKYFFLNQF
- the queG gene encoding tRNA epoxyqueuosine(34) reductase QueG — translated: MNPTSEKHARLIKSKAKKFGFQSCGISKAGFLEEEAHSLEKWLRSDYHGKMAYMENHFDKRLDPTLLVEGSKSVISLSYNYFPAENLSSLENFKISKYAYGEDYHIVIKDILAEMVAELKEEIGDFECRIFTDSAPILERSWARKSGIGWVGKNANLITKQNGSFYFLAEIICDLELQADLATTDHCGTCTKCIDACPTDAIVSEKVIDGSKCISYATIELKEEIPESFKNKMQDWMFGCDICQDICPWNRFSAPHQQEKFKPNQFLQNYQKEDWKEVTQEVFSEIFRKSPVKRTKFAGLQRNIGFLAE
- a CDS encoding TIGR02117 family protein, whose product is MKKFGILVLKTLGTILGIVALYLLLAFFIPYIEVPAKPVQEPKTITAYILTNGVHTDLVVPIKSAEMDWSQQIPFQNTRSQRTDFKYLSIGWGDKGFYLDTPTWADLKVSTAFKAAFWLSESAMHCTFYDTMTEGEDCKKITLTHDQYLALIDFIQSKFDLDQNGKTMLIKTDAVYSKNDAFYDAKGRYSFLNTCNTWANNGLIAAGQKAALWTASDFGIFQHYE
- a CDS encoding rhodanese-like domain-containing protein gives rise to the protein MTIEEVLKAGNYHLIDVREPMELEMDGNIEEAQNIPLGELEERKQEVVNLSGNKIFFCRSGNRSGKAVYYFKSEGMVDVYNGGGYQDMKTALETI
- a CDS encoding glucokinase — translated: MESTNKFKLFLPAITAQSNNNISLVSADIRREKTYLALYVTENKKVICKRENTYNTRDFASFPAIINQFIADNSLTNISKIAVAVPGPVIGGVSEPARLPWKVDTEEIRRETHISKVYLINDLEASAYGLENNEGNFLPLHESDHFTPGNIALLAPGAGLGEAGLFWDGSTLRPFATEGGHCEFSPRTSDEVEFYHFLQKIYGIVSWESVLSNEGLFNIYRFLRDVKHQKQPEWLTQEIDSGNFTEAIINGAIEEKDRICNMTIDTFIIFLAREANSLVLKLKATGGLYLTGEIPLMLQRFLNNDKFYKNFIISDKMEVLLKDIPIYLVKDANTIINGAAVYAAFSEE